Part of the Leifsonia soli genome is shown below.
AGGACGGGGACGGCGACGATCACCGACGCGGCGGCCATCAGGTTCACGTCGAGGGTGTTCTTCCCCTGGAAGACGCCGAGCGCCAGCGTCACCGGCTGGATGGCCGGATCGGCGATGAACACCAGCGACAGGAAGAAGTCGTTCCACGTCCACATGAAGGACAGCAGAGCCAGCGTCAGCACCGCCGGCCGCGAGATCGGCAGCAGCACCTGCCACAGGATCCGCCACGACCGGGCGCCGTCCATCTCCGCGGCCTCGATCAGCGAGGGAGGGACGGCCCGGAAGGTCGCCCGCATCCAGAACGCACCGAACGGGACGCCCATCCCGATCTGGATGATGATGAGCCCGAGCCACGAGTTGGTCAGCCCGATGGACTGGAACGTGTAGTAGAGCGGGACGATGAACACCTCGGCCGAGATCATCAGGCCGAGCAGGATCACCGGGAACAGGACTTTCTGGCCCGCGACCCCGAGCACGCCGAAGGCGAAGCCGGACAGGATGGCGAGAACCGTCTGCCCGACCACCGCGCCGACGGTGATGACCGTCGAGGCGATCATGGCCGAGCCGAATCCGCCCGCGTTCCACGCGGTGACGAAGTTGCTCCACTGCGGGTGGAGGAGGTCGAGCTGGCCGCTGCGGTTCGGGCTGAGGGCGGTGAACAGGAACCAGACCACCGGGAACAGCACGAAGATCGAGACCAGGATCAGGACCGAGTGGTTCAGCACGCGCTCTGCGCGGGAGATCATGCGTTCTTCTCCTCAGAGAGTCGGGTGATGACGAGGGCGACGAGCAGGCAGACGGCCGCGAGGATGATGCCGATCGCTGCCGCCATCCCCACGTCCGGGTTCAGGAACGCCTTGCGGTAGAGGAGGAGCGCGGGGGTCGTCGTGGAGCTGCCCGGGCCTCCCTGGGTGGTGATCCAGACCAGGTCGAAGGTACGGAGGGCGCCGGTGACGGTGAGCGTCAGGGCGACGGCGACCTGACCCTTGAGGCCGGGGAGGGTGATCGAGAAGAACTCGCGGATCGGCCCGGCGCCGTCGATGCGCGCCTGTTCGAACAGTTCGCCGGGAATCGCGGCGACGCCGGCGACGAACAGGACCATGCAGAGTCCCATCGCCGTCCACGTTCCGATGACGCCGAGCGCGGGAAGCGCCCACGTGAAGTCGCCGAGCCAGTTCTTGGCGAGGTCGCCGAGCCCGACGGCCCGCAGCGCCGAGTTGAGGGGTCCGTCCGGACCGTAGATGCGCTTCCAGATCACGGCGACGACGACGCTGGTGAGCACCTGAGGAAGAAAGAGCAGCCAGCGGTATACGCCGCTCCCCGTCGTCCTCCCCCGCCCGAGCAGCGCGGCCGAGAGCAGCCCGAGGGCGATCGGAATCAGCGCGAAGAAGACCACGAGGACGAGCACGTGGCCCAGCGACTCAAGGAGGGCCGGGTCGGTGAAGAACGACACGTAGTTGCTGACGCCGACGAACCGCGCCGCGGTGATCCCGTCCCAGCGATAGAAGGAGTAGTTCACGCTCTGCAGGATCGGGACGATGACGACGAATCCGTAGAACAGCAGGGCGGGCGCCGCGAACGCGAGCCCGAGCCAGCGGCGCCGGCGCATCCGCGGCGAGAGCGCCCGCGCCCGCGTCGCCCGGCTTCGGGCCACCGGTGCAGCGGCCGAGACCTCCGGCCGCTGCACCAGGTCGGATGAGGACATCTGTCTCAGCCCTTCGTCCGCTGAGCCTGGAAGGCGTCGTAGTCCTTCTGGCCCGCCTCGGCGAGCTGCTTCGGAGTGACCTGGCCCGCGTACAGCTGCTGCAGCTGACCGCCCATGGTGTCGAGCATCGTCGGAGTGGACCAGTCGAAGTACGGCGTGTAGCCGTTGCTCTTGTCCAGGGCCTGCTGCGCTGCGATCTCGCTGGCGAGCTCGGGGTTCCCGGACGGGATCTCCAGATCGGAGTGCAGCAGGGGGAGGAAGCCGTGATCGACCGCCAGCTGCGCCGCGGTCTTGCTCGCCATGAAGTCGAGGAACGCCGCGGCGGCGTCGGGGTTCTTCGACTTGGCCGAGATCGCCAGGTTGGCGGCCGATGCGCCGGTGCCGACGATCTTCCCGCCGTCCACCTGGGGCAGCTGCACGTAGCCGAACGTCTGCTTCTGGGCGTCGCTGAACGACAGGCTGCCGGTGTACTCGAAGCGGAACGCCGCCTTCCCGGCGAGGAAGTCGTTCTGCGCATCGGCGTACTGGATGCCCGCCGAGTTCGGCGTGAACCAGCCGGCGTCCGACCACTTCTTCACGTCGGTCGCCGCCTGCACGATGCCCGTGTCCGTGATCGGCACTGTGCCGTTCGAGTAGACGAAGTCGCCGATCTTGTCCGCGGCGGCGTACAGGTTCTGCGTGGCGAAGAGGATCGCGGTCGACGAGCCCTTGTCGACCGAGCCGTACGCGATCGGCACCTCGCCGGCCGCCTTCACAGCTGCCGCATCCTTCTCGAAGTCGGCCAGGGTCGCGGGAACGGGGAGGCCCAGCTTGTCGAGGATCTCCTTGTTGTAATACAGGCCGATCAGCGACGACCGGGCCGCCGGCGTCGCGTAGAGCGAACCGGTTCCCATCTGCTTCCCGTCGGAGGTGAACTCCGTCTGGCGTGCGATGGTGTCCGGGAACTCCTTGTCCCAGCCGTAGAGCCGGGAGTACGCGTCCAGGTTCAGGATGCGGCCGCCCTTGGCCAGCGTCCCCATGGCCTGCCAGCCGTTGTTGACCAGGGCGATGTCCGGGCCGTTCGGGTCTGCGAGACGCAGTCCGACGGTGTTGTTGACCTGGCCCCAGTCCTGCGTGGTCCGCTTGATGGTGATGTTGGGGTGCTTCTTCTCGAAGGCCGTGACGACCGAGTCCATCCACTTGCCCTCGTCGTTCTGCCAGAAGTCCAGAATCTTGAGAGTGACGTCCTTGCCGGACACATCTTTGGATACCGGGCGGGACGAAGCGTCCGCCGCGGTCGATCCACCCGGTGCGCACGCTGACAGGCCCAAGGCCAGTCCTGCCGCCAGAGCAACTGCCCCGACGAGGTGACGCTTCTTCATGCGAGTCTCCCTTAACCCGTGCCGTGTGTTCGCGCCGCTGTTCGGCGCAGAAGCAACGCTAGGCATAAGCAGCTCAGTTAGTCCACTTGGCGGCGAATTTAGAACCATTGTCGGGACTGGTATGGCTAATCCGGCTCCGCACAGCGACCAACGGGCGCCGAGGTGAGCGGACCAGTGCACAGTTTGGTTCTTTCTCGCCGTCGAACTGGCATAACTGGGCTCTCGATGACTAACGTGAACGGGGCGCCGAGCACCGGCGACCGGGCCGGATCACACGAGGAAGAGCGACATGGCGCAGTTGATTGGCATCGACATCGGCGGAACCAAGACGCATGTCGTGGTCGAGGCCGACGGCGCGCACCTCGACCGCCCCGTCCGTACCGAGCTCGTCGTGCCCTCGGCCGACTGGCGCGCCGGGCTGGGCGACGCCGCCGCCGACGCCCGCGGCCTCACCCGGCTGCTTGTCGAGAACTTCGGCAGCGGTGTCCTCGCCTCCGCCCTGGCGGTCGGAGCGCACGGCTGCGAGAACACCGAGCAGTGCCACGACCTGGAGCGCGCCCTCGGCGCGATGATCGACGGACCGGTCGTCGTCGTGAACGATTCGGAGCTGATCCCGCCGGCGATGGGCGCGGAGCGCGCGATCGGCGTCGTCGTCGGCACCGGGTCCATCGCGACCGCACGGGATGCGCGCGGCGCGCTGGTGAGCGCCGGCGGCTGGGGATGGTTCCTCGGCGACGAAGGCAGCGCCCCCGGCCTCGTCAGGGAGGCGACACGGGCCGTCCTCGACAGCCGCGACCGGGGCGAGCCGCTCGACGCGCTCGGCCGGCGGCTCTTCGCCGCATTCGACGCCGGCAACGGGGACGAACTCGCGCTCGCCGTCACCGAGACGGGATCGGCCGAGGCACTCGGCGAGCGCGCACCCGAGGTCTTCGCGGCGGCCGACGACGGCTCCGACCTGGCGGTGACCGTCGTGCGCGACGCCGGCGCCCACCTCGCAGCGCTGGTCGACCGGCTCCTGCTCCGCGGCATCGCGGCGGACTCCGTCGTGGCCGGCGGCTCGGTGATCGAACGCCAGCCCCGGCTCCAGCACGCCTTCGCGTCGGCTCTCGCCGACCGCCTGCCCGGTCTCGCCCTGCGCATCCTCGACAGACCGCCGGTGGAGGGCGCCGTCGCGCTTGCCCGCGGTCTCTCCCCCGCTTTCCGTTGACCCCCTCGATAACGATCGGAGACATCCACCCCATGAAAGTCACGCTCATCGGCGCCGGCAGCCGCGAGTTCGCCGGCACCATCATCCGCGACCTCCTCCTGAGCGAGCCGATCGCCGGGAAAGGCCTCGACATCGTGCTCATGGACATCGCCGCGGGGCCGCTCGCGGAGATGGAGGGCTACGCGCGCGGCGTCATCGACCGGCTGGGCCACGCGGCCTCGGTCTCCACGACCACCGATCTGGACACCGCCGTCACCGGCGCGGACTTCGTGGTGACCGCGATCGAAGTCGACCGCTACCGCTACTGGTCGCAGGACTTCACTGTTCCCCGCACGTTCGGGTTCCGCCAGATATACGGCGAGAACGGCGGCCCGGGCGGCCTGTTCCACGCCCTGCGGCAGTTCGGACCCCTGCTGGAGATCGCGCGGGCGATCGAGCGGCTCGCGCCCGACGCGCTGTTCCTCAACTTCTCGAACCCCGAGCACAAGGTGTGCGAGGCCATCACTCGCCTCACCAACGTGAAGGTCGTCGGCCTGTGCCACGGGTACTTCCAGGGCGCCCGCCAGGTCTCCGCGCTGCTCGATCGGCCGCTCGACGAGCTCGACCTCGCCGCGGCCGGGATCAACCACTTCACCTGGTTCCAGCGGATCCGCGACCGGAAGACGGGCGAGGACCTCTACCCGCGCCTGCGCGAGTTGGAGCACAGCGCGAACTGGGTCTCCGACTGGCACGAGGTGGGCCTCTCCCGCATCCTGTTCCGCCGTTTCGGACTGTGGCCCTCGCCGAGCGCCAACCACATCGGCGAGTACCTCGCGTGGGCCGACGACTACGTGCCGGCGCAGCTCCAGTACTTCCACGACCCCGCCGACGGTTCCCCGTGGAGGGAGGGCGCCGAGACGCCCGAGTGGTACTACGAGATCCGGTTCGCCGACACCGAGCGCCCGTTCCAGTCGCCGAAGTACGCGCAGAAGGCGCTCGAGGACACCCTGGAGGACCGCCCCCTCGTGTCGTCGGAGGAGCTCGCCATCCCGATCATCGAGTGGGTCGCCTGCGGCGTCGAGCGCGACCTCCCGGCCGTCAACCTCCCCAACCGGGGAGCGATCCCCGGGCTGCCGGACGACATGGTCGTCGAGGTCGCGGCGCGGGTCGAGGGCGGCGAGCTCGTCCCGATCCCGGTCGAGCCGCTCCCGGAGGCGGTGTTCGCGATGGTCCGACTGCAGGGCAGCATCCACAAGCTGCTGGTCGAGGCGTACGTGGAGCAGTCGAAGGCCAAACTGCTGCAGGCGATCCTCCTCGACCCGGTCGTCGACTCCCACAACCGCGCGGTCGCCATGATGGACGAGCTGCTGGAGCTGCAGAAGGACATCCTTCCCCCTCTGCGCTGACCCCAAGCACCGCGAAAGGCCTCCGATCCCGGCGGATCGGAGGCCTTTCGCGCGTCGGCTACTCGGCGCGGTAGAGGTCCGCGTGGAAGCGATAGGCGTCTCCGCGGTACGTGTTGAGCCCGAGCAGCACGGGAGCGCCCGCCCGGTCGTAGGCGATCTCGCGCCCGACCAGCACCGGGCTGCCCGGCTGGATGCGCAGCAGCCCCGTCAGGTCGGCGGTCACCGCCTGCGCCTGCACGCTGTAGGCACTCCGGAAGATCTTCACCGAACAGTAGGTCTGGAGGCTCTCGTACAGGGAGGCGTCGGTGAGGTCGACCTCCACGAGGGGCTGCGCGAGCGCGAGCGGCATGACGTTGCGATCGACGCAGATGGGCGTGGAGTTCATGCCGCGCAGGCGCACGAGCTCGAGCACCTCCGCTCCCGGCGCGATGCCCAGCTGGTTGGCCTCATCGAGCGTGGCCGACCGCACGGTCTTCTCCAGCACCTGTGCGGTGGGCGTGTGACCGCGCTGCCGGGCCATCTCGGTGAAGCTCTCCAGCGTGCTGGGCGGCTCGCCGACGGTTGGGCTGGGCACGAACCACCCCCGCTGCGGCGACCGGGCGACGCGGCCCTGACGCTCCAGCTCCTCCAGTGCCATCCGGACCGTGCTCCGGCTCACATGCATGCTCTCGGCCAGGAGCCGCTCGCCCGGCAGCTTCGTGCCCGGCTGATAGATCCCGTGGTTGATCGCCGAGCCGATCTCGCGCGAGACACGAGTGGTGATGGTCGGGGTCTTCACACCAGCCAACATACCAATCGGTGCCGCGGGCGGCGATCTGACGCTCAGTGGTACAACTGGGCGTCACGAGCAGGCGCTGCCGGAGAGAGCAGCGAAGGCCCCGTCGAATCCTGCACGCGCGAGAGAACCGGGGAGCGCGGATGGCGTGAGGCCGTCCGCGCTCCCGGTCGTGGCGGTCGGCGCCCGAGCCTGCCGCCGCGTGCTGACGACGCCCACCCGAAGGGTGCCGACGCACGCCCGTGATGGTGGGCCGGCACCGCGCGGGCGCCGGCCCACCATCGTGGGGTCTTACTCCGCCTGACGGCGTCGGCGGATCACCAGGAACGCGGCTCCTGCACCCATGAGCAGCAGGGCGAGGACGCCCGGTACGACGAGGTCGCTCCCCGTGAACGCGAGTCCGGTGCCGGGTGCGGGCGGGGTGATCGGCGTGCTGGTGTCGCAGCTGCCGGCCGGGTCGCACGAGCCACCCGCGTCGACCGGCGGATCCACCTTGTTGAACAGGCGACCGTTGCCGCCGTCAGGGGTGTTGACCGTGACCGAGTAGGTGACCGTCACGGTCGCTCCGATGCCCAAGGCACCGGCCCAGGTGAGGGTCGTCCCGTCGAGTACCGCACCCTGAGTGGCGTCGCCGTTATAGGTGGCATCATCCAGCACGTCGCTCATGTCGTCGCTGAACTTCGCCGGCGACGAGGCCGAGTAGGCGAGCTGTCCGGTGTTGGTCACCGTGATGGTGTAGATCACCTTCGCGCCCGGCTTGACGGCGTTCGTGGTCGACACCGACTTGTTCACCGTGTACGAGCCGACGGGGGTGTCCGTCGTGCACGAGGAGGCCGGGTCGCACTGGCCGCCGGGAGAGGAGGGGACCACTCCGTTGACCAGACGGTGGTTACCGGCATCCGGGCTGTTCACCGTCACCGAGTAGGTGACCGTGACGGTCTGGCCGACCGGGAGGGCGCCGGACCACGACAGCACCGGTGCGGCGTAGGTCGCACCGTTGTCCGCGTCGTTGCCGTAGGTGGCGTCATCGAGCACGTTCGTCAGGTCGTCGGTGAAGGACGCCGGGTTCTGCGCCGTGTAGGCCACGGCACCCGTGTTCTTCACGGTGACGGTGTAGGTGATCTTCGCGCCGGGGGTGGTGCTCCCGGCGGAGGCCGCCTTGGAGACCGTGTAGGAGCCGGACGGGATCTGCACGGTGCACGCCGCATCGGTGCTGCCAGGAGGGCAGCCGCCACCGTTGCCGGGCGGCGTGACGACCGTGTTGTCCAGGTGCTTGTCACCGGCGTCGGGATCGTCGACCGTCACCGAGTAGGTGACCGTGACGGTCTGGCCAACCGGGAGGGCGCCGGACCACGAGAGCACCGGTGCGGCGTAGGTCGCGCCGCCTGTGGCGTCACCGTTGTAGGTGGCGTCATCCAGCACGCTCGACAGGTCGTCGGTGAAGGACGCCGGCGCCGCAGCCGTGTAGTCGGCCGCTCCGGTGTTGGTCACCGTGATCGTGTACGTGACCTTCGCGCCGGGGGTCACCTCGGTGGCGTCGGCCTTCTTGACCACGCTGAAGGCCTGCACCGGGTTGCTGGTGGTGCAGTCCCCCGGCGCCGCGCAGGAGCCGCCGTTGCCGGGGTCACCCGTGACGGCGTTGGTGAGCGTCCCGTCGCCGGTGCCGGCCGGACCGACCTTCACCTGGTAGGTGATGGTCTGGGGCGTTCCGACCGCGAGCGGGCCGGACCAGGTCAGGGTGGTGTTGTTCACCACCGCGCCGTTGCTGGCCGAGCCGGCGACGTAGGTCGCGTCGTCGAGGACCTTCGAGAGGTCGTCGGTGACGGTCGCCGGAGCCGCGTCCGTGTAGTCGGCCGTGCCCGTGTTCGTCACGGTCACGGTGTAGGTGACCACGTCGCCCGGGTGCACCGGGCCGGTCGCCGACGAGGTCTTGGCCACCGTGTACGAACGCACCGGGTTCTCCGTCACGCACGACGACGCGGGCTGGCAGGAACCGCCGTCCCCCGGGACGGCCGCATTGCTCAGCGAGTGGTCGCCGGCGTCCGGGTCGTTCACGGTGACCGTGTACGTCACCGTGTGGGATGCGCCGGCCGCGAGCGCGCCCGACCACGAGAGCGTCGGGGCCGCATAGGTGGCTCCGCCGTTCGCGTCGTTGTCGTACGTCGCGTCATCCAGCACCGCCGACAGGTCATCGCTGAAGGAGGCCGGGTTCGCCGCGGTGAAGTCGCCCGTTCCGTTGTTCGTGACCGTCACCGTGTAGGTGACCTTCTGGCCCGGTGCGACCGAGCCGGACGGGGACGAGCTCTTGGTCACGGTGAACGAGCGCACATCGGTCGTGGTGGTGCACGATGCCGCCGGGTCGCACCCGCCGCCGGGCGAGTTCGGCCGGACCGTGTTGGTCATCACCTTGTCGCCCGTGTCCGGGTTGTTCACCTTCACCGCGTACGTGATCACCACCGTCGCACCGGCCGCGAGGGCGCCGGACCACGTCAGGGTGTTGCCGTTCACCGTGGCACCGTTGTCCGGGCCGCTGACGATCGCCCCGTCGTCCAGCACCCGCGACAGGTCATCGGTCAGAGTGGCCGGAGCCTGCGCGGTGTAGTCGATCGCGCCGGTGTTGTGCACGGTGATCGTGTACGGCACGGTGTCGCCCGCGGTCACCTCTGTGGTGGAGGCCGCTTTGGCGACCGTGTACGACCCCGACGGGATGTTGACCGTACAGGCCGGGTTCCCCGCGTTCGTGTCGCAGTCGCCGCCGATGCCCGGCGGGGTGACGACCGTGTTGTTCAGGTGCTGGTCGCCGGCGTCCGGGTCGTCGACCGTCACCGAGTAGGTGACCGTCACCGTGTCGCCCGCGGCCAGGGCCCCCGACCACGAGAGCGTCGGGGCGGCGTAGGTCGCACCGCCGGTGGCGTCGTTGTTGTAGGTGGCGTCGTCCAGGACCGCCGTCAGGTCATCGCTGAACGACGCGGGAGCCGCCG
Proteins encoded:
- a CDS encoding ABC transporter substrate-binding protein; the protein is MSGKDVTLKILDFWQNDEGKWMDSVVTAFEKKHPNITIKRTTQDWGQVNNTVGLRLADPNGPDIALVNNGWQAMGTLAKGGRILNLDAYSRLYGWDKEFPDTIARQTEFTSDGKQMGTGSLYATPAARSSLIGLYYNKEILDKLGLPVPATLADFEKDAAAVKAAGEVPIAYGSVDKGSSTAILFATQNLYAAADKIGDFVYSNGTVPITDTGIVQAATDVKKWSDAGWFTPNSAGIQYADAQNDFLAGKAAFRFEYTGSLSFSDAQKQTFGYVQLPQVDGGKIVGTGASAANLAISAKSKNPDAAAAFLDFMASKTAAQLAVDHGFLPLLHSDLEIPSGNPELASEIAAQQALDKSNGYTPYFDWSTPTMLDTMGGQLQQLYAGQVTPKQLAEAGQKDYDAFQAQRTKG
- a CDS encoding UTRA domain-containing protein → MKTPTITTRVSREIGSAINHGIYQPGTKLPGERLLAESMHVSRSTVRMALEELERQGRVARSPQRGWFVPSPTVGEPPSTLESFTEMARQRGHTPTAQVLEKTVRSATLDEANQLGIAPGAEVLELVRLRGMNSTPICVDRNVMPLALAQPLVEVDLTDASLYESLQTYCSVKIFRSAYSVQAQAVTADLTGLLRIQPGSPVLVGREIAYDRAGAPVLLGLNTYRGDAYRFHADLYRAE
- a CDS encoding carbohydrate ABC transporter permease — its product is MSSSDLVQRPEVSAAAPVARSRATRARALSPRMRRRRWLGLAFAAPALLFYGFVVIVPILQSVNYSFYRWDGITAARFVGVSNYVSFFTDPALLESLGHVLVLVVFFALIPIALGLLSAALLGRGRTTGSGVYRWLLFLPQVLTSVVVAVIWKRIYGPDGPLNSALRAVGLGDLAKNWLGDFTWALPALGVIGTWTAMGLCMVLFVAGVAAIPGELFEQARIDGAGPIREFFSITLPGLKGQVAVALTLTVTGALRTFDLVWITTQGGPGSSTTTPALLLYRKAFLNPDVGMAAAIGIILAAVCLLVALVITRLSEEKNA
- a CDS encoding carbohydrate ABC transporter permease; amino-acid sequence: MISRAERVLNHSVLILVSIFVLFPVVWFLFTALSPNRSGQLDLLHPQWSNFVTAWNAGGFGSAMIASTVITVGAVVGQTVLAILSGFAFGVLGVAGQKVLFPVILLGLMISAEVFIVPLYYTFQSIGLTNSWLGLIIIQIGMGVPFGAFWMRATFRAVPPSLIEAAEMDGARSWRILWQVLLPISRPAVLTLALLSFMWTWNDFFLSLVFIADPAIQPVTLALGVFQGKNTLDVNLMAAASVIVAVPVLILYAFFQRHFISGVLNGAIKE
- a CDS encoding N-acetylglucosamine kinase → MAQLIGIDIGGTKTHVVVEADGAHLDRPVRTELVVPSADWRAGLGDAAADARGLTRLLVENFGSGVLASALAVGAHGCENTEQCHDLERALGAMIDGPVVVVNDSELIPPAMGAERAIGVVVGTGSIATARDARGALVSAGGWGWFLGDEGSAPGLVREATRAVLDSRDRGEPLDALGRRLFAAFDAGNGDELALAVTETGSAEALGERAPEVFAAADDGSDLAVTVVRDAGAHLAALVDRLLLRGIAADSVVAGGSVIERQPRLQHAFASALADRLPGLALRILDRPPVEGAVALARGLSPAFR
- a CDS encoding alpha-galactosidase produces the protein MKVTLIGAGSREFAGTIIRDLLLSEPIAGKGLDIVLMDIAAGPLAEMEGYARGVIDRLGHAASVSTTTDLDTAVTGADFVVTAIEVDRYRYWSQDFTVPRTFGFRQIYGENGGPGGLFHALRQFGPLLEIARAIERLAPDALFLNFSNPEHKVCEAITRLTNVKVVGLCHGYFQGARQVSALLDRPLDELDLAAAGINHFTWFQRIRDRKTGEDLYPRLRELEHSANWVSDWHEVGLSRILFRRFGLWPSPSANHIGEYLAWADDYVPAQLQYFHDPADGSPWREGAETPEWYYEIRFADTERPFQSPKYAQKALEDTLEDRPLVSSEELAIPIIEWVACGVERDLPAVNLPNRGAIPGLPDDMVVEVAARVEGGELVPIPVEPLPEAVFAMVRLQGSIHKLLVEAYVEQSKAKLLQAILLDPVVDSHNRAVAMMDELLELQKDILPPLR